A genomic window from Quercus lobata isolate SW786 chromosome 10, ValleyOak3.0 Primary Assembly, whole genome shotgun sequence includes:
- the LOC115962436 gene encoding probably inactive leucine-rich repeat receptor-like protein kinase At5g48380, which translates to MAHSAKLVIALLHIFAWSFLDILEISNGTETHIYCLRSIKDSLEDPYNYFKSWNFSNNTEGFVCEFVGVECWNSDENKVLNIKLKNMGLKGHFPREIENCTLIAGLDLSGNELTGTIPSDISLLLPNVTSLDLSYNNFAGEIPKSIVNCTYLSVLRLDNNQLTGFIPPEINQLWSLGTFSVANNLLSGPVPVFSDLTIPAESYANNLGLCGAPLEPCKPSPKKFIVLCKEGFVVGWIVAMVTVVVVMFHNTPILLVKKAITKKNKKLMKAGTRWCSAGERSKNIMMERMVTRMSFTEISEATDNFNTNNVIGMGKIGMMYKAVVPNCWPLAVKRLNNCQSYETQFLSELSALGILRHDNLVPLLGYCSEQNEKLLVYKYILHGNLYDWLHVGKGELKDKILEWPLRTKIAIGIARGLAWLHHKYDFRVVHLNLGSNSILLDTNFEPKISNFGGAKISSSGGLMFMNSNVIDTSNSSFVDSGVWELGFVKKDVYDFGILLLELITRKEPIEINSFSYGFNGSLFDWITYLLSNSSNLDSVIDNSLIGRGFDDEIFELLTIACTCLNPFPSQRPTMLELYDTISTFGERDGITNDSEILMQPEITIASSSIEINTISTFGERYNITSDSEILMQSEIAITSSSNEIVEVEIAQTN; encoded by the exons ATGGCTCATAGTGCCAAACTCGTCATAGCTCTACTTCACATATTTGCTTGGTCATTTCTGGACATTCTTGAAATAAGCAATGGCACAGAGACTCATATCTACTGCTTGAGGTCGATTAAAGACTCACTAGAAGACCCTTACAACTACTTCAAATCATGGAATTTCAGCAACAACACAGAAGGTTTCGTCTGTGAATTTGTTGGGGTCGAATGCTGGAACTCTGATGAAAACAAAGTATTAAATATCAAGTTGAAGAACATGGGGTTAAAGGGCCACTTTCCTCGGGAAATCGAGAACTGCACGTTGATAGCGGGTCTGGACCTGTCAGGTAATGAGCTTACAGGCACCATACCATCTGACATATCTTTGTTGCTCCCGAACGTGACCTCCCTTGATCTCTCATACAACAATTTTGCTGGTGAAATCCCTAAGAGCATAGTGAATTGCACATATCTAAGTGTCCTTCGACTTGACAACAACCAGCTAACGGGATTTATCCCTCCAGAAATTAACCAGCTTTGGAGTCTCGGCACGTTTAGTGTTGCTAACAATCTCTTATCAGGGCCGGTGCCTGTGTTTTCCGATCTTACCATTCCTGCAGAGAGCTATGCAAATAATCTGGGACTTTGTGGGGCTCCGTTGGAACCTTGCAAACCTTCTCCTAAGAAGTTTATTGTTCTATGCAAAGAAGGATTTGTGGTAGGCTGGATTGTCGCTATGGTCACAGTGGTAGTTGTCATGTTTCATAATACGCCAATATTGCTTGTGAAGAAGGCAATAACCAAGAAGAACAAGAAATTAATGAAAGCAGGAACCCGATGGTGTTCCGCTGGTGAAAGAAGCAAGAACATTATG ATGGAGAGAATGGTTACTAGAATGAGCTTTACAGAAATTAGTGAAGCGACTGACAATTTCAACACAAACAATGTCATTGGAATGGGAAAGATTGGGATGATGTACAAGGCAGTGGTTCCAAATTGTTGGCCTCTTGCGGTTAAGAGGTTAAATAATTGTCAATCTTATGAGACACAATTCCTATCTGAGCTATCAGCTCTGGGTATATTGAGACACGATAACCTAGTTCCCCTCTTGGGATACTGCAGTGAACAGAACGAGAAACTTCTAGTGTACAAATATATATTGCATGGCAACCTTTATGATTGGCTACATGTAGGAAAAGGAGAACTCAAGGATAAGATCTTGGAATGGCCTTTGAGGACTAAAATTGCAATTGGGATAGCAAGAGGCCTAGCATGGCTTCACCATAAGTATGATTTCCGAGTGGTCCATCTCAACTTGGGTTCAAACTCTATCTTATTAGATACGAATTTTGAGCCCAAGATATCAAATTTTGGTGGGGCAAAAATATCAAGTTCTGGAGGGTTAATGTTCATGAATTCAAATGTCATCGACACAAGCAATAGCTCTTTTGTAGATAGTGGGGTATGGGAATTGGGTTTTGTTAAAAAGGATGTCTATGACTTTGGAATTTTACTTCTTGAGCTAATTACAAGAAAGGAACCCATTGAAATTAACAGTTTTTCATACGGTTTTAATGGGAGTTTGTTTGATTGGATAACTTACCTTTTGAGCAATTCATCTAATCTTGATAGTGTTATTGATAATTCTCTTATTGGAAGGGGATTTGATGATGAAATCTTTGAGTTACTTACAATTGCATGTACTTGTCTCAACCCCTTCCCTAGTCAAAGGCCAACAATGCTAGAATTGTACGATACAATAAGTACTTTTGGGGAGAGAGATGGCATCACAAATGACTCTGAGATATTGATGCAACCTGAAATTACTATTGCAAGTAGCTCAATTGAAATCAATACAATAAGTACTTTTGGGGAGAGATACAACATCACAAGTGACTCTGAGATATTGATGCAATCTGAAATTGCTATTACAAGTAGCTCAAATGAAATTGTTGAGGTGGAAATTGCACAGACCAATTGA